In Vallicoccus soli, the following are encoded in one genomic region:
- the glgA gene encoding glycogen synthase, whose amino-acid sequence MRVDLLTREYPPEVYGGAGVHVEYLARDLRRLADVRVHCFGAPRDEPGVTAYGDPPGLAGANAALRTMGVDLEMAAGAAGADVVHSHTWYANLAGHVASLLHGVPHVVTTHSLEPLRPWKAEQLGGGYALSSYCERTAIEGAAAVVAVSAGMRRDVLRAYPSVDPDRVTVVHNGIDTEQYAPDRGTDVVERIGMDPSRPSVVFVGRITRQKGLPYLLRAARSLPEDAQLVLLAGAPDTPEIAAEVEQLVDGLRATRQGVVWVAEMLPKHEVVQVLTHATVFVCPSVYEPMGIVNLEAMGCETAVVASATGGIPEVVADGETGVLVPLEQADDGTGTPLDPDRFVADLAAALTGLLEDPQRAAGMGRAGRRRAVERFSWASIAERTLEVYRSVL is encoded by the coding sequence CTGCGCGTCGACCTGCTCACCCGCGAGTACCCGCCCGAGGTGTACGGCGGGGCGGGCGTCCACGTCGAGTACCTCGCCCGCGACCTGCGCCGGCTCGCCGACGTGCGCGTCCACTGCTTCGGCGCCCCGCGGGACGAGCCGGGCGTCACCGCGTACGGCGACCCGCCCGGCCTCGCCGGGGCCAACGCGGCGCTGCGGACCATGGGCGTGGACCTGGAGATGGCCGCCGGCGCCGCGGGCGCCGACGTCGTGCACAGCCACACCTGGTACGCGAACCTCGCCGGGCACGTCGCCTCGCTCCTGCACGGCGTCCCGCACGTCGTCACCACGCACAGCCTCGAGCCCCTGCGCCCGTGGAAGGCCGAGCAGCTCGGCGGCGGGTACGCGCTGTCGTCGTACTGCGAGCGCACGGCGATCGAGGGCGCGGCGGCCGTCGTCGCCGTGTCGGCCGGCATGCGCCGCGACGTGCTCCGGGCGTACCCGTCGGTCGACCCCGACCGCGTCACGGTCGTCCACAACGGCATCGACACCGAGCAGTACGCGCCCGATCGGGGCACGGACGTCGTCGAGCGGATCGGCATGGACCCCTCCCGCCCGAGCGTGGTCTTCGTCGGGCGGATCACCCGGCAGAAGGGGCTGCCGTACCTGCTGCGCGCTGCCCGCTCGCTGCCCGAGGACGCCCAGCTCGTCCTGCTCGCCGGCGCCCCGGACACCCCGGAGATCGCCGCCGAGGTCGAGCAGCTCGTCGACGGGCTGCGCGCGACCCGCCAGGGCGTCGTGTGGGTCGCGGAGATGCTGCCGAAGCACGAGGTGGTGCAGGTCCTCACCCACGCCACGGTCTTCGTGTGCCCCAGCGTGTACGAGCCGATGGGCATCGTGAACCTCGAGGCCATGGGCTGCGAGACGGCGGTCGTCGCCTCCGCGACCGGCGGCATCCCCGAGGTCGTCGCCGACGGCGAGACCGGGGTGCTCGTCCCGCTGGAGCAGGCCGACGACGGCACCGGCACCCCGCTGGACCCCGACCGCTTCGTCGCCGACCTCGCCGCCGCGCTCACCGGCCTGCTCGAGGACCCGCAGCGCGCCGCGGGGATGGGCCGGGCGGGGCGGCGCCGGGCGGTCGAGCGCTTCAGCTGGGCGAGCATCGCCGAGCGGACGCTGGAGGTCTACCGCTCTGTCCTCTGA
- a CDS encoding ABC transporter ATP-binding protein produces the protein MSPAPPVLDLDGVSVVRGSTTLLDRVSWTVREGERWVVLGPNGAGKTTLLQLAAAQLHPTSGTAHVLGEQLGLVDVFELRPRIGLSSAALAERLPRQERVRDVVLTASYAVVGRWREAYDAVDEARADELLAALGVAHLAARLFGTLSEGERKRVQIARALMADPELMLLDEPAGGLDLGGREDLVRRLGALAADPAAPAMVLVTHHVEEVPPGTTHALLLRSGRVLAAGPVGEVLTAQALGACFGLPLVLDRADGRWAARAAVAPR, from the coding sequence GTGAGCCCCGCACCCCCCGTCCTGGACCTCGACGGCGTCAGCGTCGTGCGCGGGAGCACGACCCTGCTCGACCGCGTGAGCTGGACCGTGCGCGAGGGGGAGCGCTGGGTCGTGCTCGGGCCCAACGGCGCCGGCAAGACGACGCTGCTGCAGCTCGCCGCCGCGCAGCTGCACCCGACCTCGGGCACCGCGCACGTGCTCGGCGAGCAGCTGGGGCTCGTGGACGTCTTCGAGCTGCGGCCGCGGATCGGGCTGTCCAGCGCCGCGCTCGCCGAGCGCCTCCCGCGCCAGGAGCGGGTGCGCGACGTCGTGCTCACCGCCTCCTACGCGGTCGTCGGCCGGTGGCGGGAGGCGTACGACGCCGTCGACGAGGCGCGCGCCGACGAGCTGCTCGCCGCGCTGGGGGTCGCGCACCTCGCCGCCCGCCTCTTCGGCACCCTGAGCGAGGGCGAGCGCAAGCGGGTCCAGATCGCCCGCGCGCTCATGGCCGACCCCGAGCTCATGCTCCTCGACGAGCCGGCCGGCGGCCTCGACCTGGGCGGGCGGGAGGACCTCGTACGCCGCCTCGGCGCCCTCGCCGCCGACCCGGCCGCGCCCGCCATGGTGCTCGTCACGCACCACGTGGAGGAGGTGCCGCCGGGCACCACGCACGCCCTGCTGCTGCGCTCCGGGCGCGTGCTGGCCGCCGGCCCGGTCGGCGAGGTCCTCACCGCGCAGGCGCTCGGGGCGTGCTTCGGCCTGCCGCTCGTGCTCGACCGCGCCGACGGCCGCTGGGCCGCGCGCGCGGCCGTGGCGCCCCGCTGA
- a CDS encoding NfeD family protein has protein sequence MGDWISDNAWLAWVIVALVLAGVEIMTLDLIFIMLAAGALAGALGAGLGLALWAQLLVGGLSALAMLLVVRPVALRHLRTPHEVRTGIAALVGSQAVVLERVDALTGRVKLAGEVWSARSYDPHAAIEPGRTVDVVQIEGATAIVLAAD, from the coding sequence GTGGGCGACTGGATCTCGGACAACGCGTGGCTGGCGTGGGTGATCGTCGCGCTGGTCCTCGCCGGCGTCGAGATCATGACCCTCGACCTCATCTTCATCATGCTCGCGGCCGGCGCCCTCGCCGGTGCGCTGGGCGCCGGCCTCGGCCTGGCCCTGTGGGCCCAGCTGCTCGTCGGCGGACTCTCCGCGCTCGCGATGCTGCTCGTCGTGCGCCCCGTCGCGCTGCGCCACCTGCGCACGCCGCACGAGGTCCGCACCGGCATCGCCGCCCTCGTCGGCAGCCAGGCCGTCGTCCTCGAGCGGGTCGACGCCCTCACCGGGCGGGTCAAGCTCGCCGGCGAGGTCTGGTCCGCCCGCTCGTACGACCCCCACGCGGCGATCGAGCCCGGGCGCACCGTGGACGTGGTGCAGATCGAGGGCGCGACCGCGATCGTCCTCGCCGCCGACTAG
- a CDS encoding SPFH domain-containing protein produces the protein MDTGSAVALAVAVVVVLLVLVTLAKTVRIIPQARAGVVERLGRYNRTLTPGLSILVPFVDRLAPLIDLREQVVSFPPQPVITEDNLVVSIDTVIYFQVTDPKAASYEIANYIQAVEQLTVTTLRNVVGGLNLEETLTSRDQINSTLRGVLDEATGRWGIRVNRVELKAIDPPASIQDSMEKQMRAERDRRAQILTAEGTKQSQILTAEGQRQSDILRAEGEAQAAILRADGEAQAIQKVFEAIHAGDPDPKLLAYQYLQTLPQIANGSSNKLWIVPSELGEALKGIGGMLGQGGPGAAAAGPVVPAGGAAPAGTVEPPRAVPRPAAQVDGAGSAGPAAGDAGRTGA, from the coding sequence GTGGACACCGGATCCGCCGTCGCGCTCGCCGTCGCCGTCGTCGTCGTCCTGCTCGTGCTCGTCACGCTGGCCAAGACGGTGCGGATCATCCCGCAGGCGCGGGCGGGCGTCGTGGAGCGGCTGGGGCGCTACAACCGCACCCTCACGCCCGGGCTCTCGATCCTCGTCCCGTTCGTCGACCGCCTCGCGCCGCTCATCGACCTGCGCGAGCAGGTCGTGTCGTTCCCGCCGCAGCCGGTCATCACCGAGGACAACCTCGTCGTCTCCATCGACACGGTCATCTACTTCCAGGTGACCGACCCGAAGGCGGCCTCGTACGAGATCGCCAACTACATCCAGGCGGTCGAGCAGCTGACGGTCACGACGCTGCGCAACGTCGTCGGCGGGCTCAACCTCGAGGAGACCCTCACCAGCCGCGACCAGATCAACAGCACCCTGCGCGGCGTCCTCGACGAGGCCACCGGCCGCTGGGGCATCCGGGTCAACCGCGTCGAGCTCAAGGCCATCGACCCGCCGGCGTCGATCCAGGACTCGATGGAGAAGCAGATGCGCGCCGAGCGCGACCGCCGCGCGCAGATCCTCACCGCCGAGGGCACCAAGCAGTCGCAGATCCTCACCGCCGAGGGCCAGCGCCAGTCCGACATCCTGCGGGCCGAGGGCGAGGCGCAGGCCGCCATCCTGCGCGCGGACGGCGAGGCGCAGGCGATCCAGAAGGTCTTCGAGGCCATCCACGCCGGCGACCCGGACCCCAAGCTGCTCGCGTACCAGTACCTGCAGACGCTCCCGCAGATCGCCAACGGCTCGTCCAACAAGCTGTGGATCGTCCCCAGCGAGCTCGGCGAGGCCCTCAAGGGCATCGGCGGGATGCTGGGCCAGGGCGGCCCGGGCGCCGCCGCGGCGGGCCCGGTCGTCCCGGCCGGCGGCGCGGCCCCGGCGGGCACCGTCGAGCCGCCGCGGGCCGTCCCCCGCCCGGCCGCGCAGGTGGACGGCGCGGGCTCGGCCGGTCCGGCGGCGGGCGACGCGGGGCGCACGGGCGCCTGA
- a CDS encoding lytic transglycosylase domain-containing protein yields MVLPRRTAAAAALALLLPVALLPAVLVPAAPALAAPLPAGGSGASAAAAGAAAAGAAAAGAAAGAAEAQRDLDDLARRLGDAVAAYDAALADVSSATARALGAAAGADAARGAAGAADDARAARVRALYMGGGPLGQYAGALASRGDLLQRLAYVQRVVAADRALLLARQGDARRAERAAGAAARRADAVRSRADDVRARREALDALVAGARARHDALVAEAARLAEQQRAAEATASAAAAAEAAAAAAARARALAAARGAASAARRAEVAAARTEGARAAQAEGRGVPAEYAVLYHRSAATCPGMPWAVLAAVGQVESDHGANAVDSSAGAQGPMQFMPATFARYGVDGDGDGDTDVHDPADAVASAAAYLCATGAGDPATLERALWHYNHAQWYVDLVLGVARDLDPALAPEVPRA; encoded by the coding sequence GTGGTCCTCCCCCGCCGCACCGCCGCAGCCGCCGCCCTCGCCCTGCTGCTCCCGGTGGCCCTGCTCCCCGCCGTCCTGGTCCCCGCGGCCCCGGCGCTCGCCGCCCCGCTGCCCGCGGGCGGGTCCGGGGCCTCCGCGGCCGCCGCTGGTGCGGCCGCCGCGGGCGCCGCCGCCGCCGGTGCGGCGGCCGGGGCGGCCGAGGCCCAGCGGGACCTCGACGACCTCGCGCGACGGCTCGGGGACGCCGTGGCGGCGTACGACGCCGCGCTCGCCGACGTCTCCTCGGCCACCGCCCGGGCCCTCGGCGCCGCGGCGGGGGCGGACGCCGCCCGCGGGGCCGCCGGCGCCGCCGACGACGCCCGGGCCGCGCGGGTGCGCGCGCTCTACATGGGCGGCGGGCCCCTCGGGCAGTACGCCGGGGCGCTCGCGAGCCGGGGCGACCTCCTGCAGCGGCTCGCGTACGTCCAGCGGGTCGTCGCCGCCGACCGGGCGCTGCTGCTGGCGCGCCAGGGCGACGCCCGCCGGGCCGAGCGCGCCGCCGGAGCCGCGGCCCGCCGGGCCGACGCGGTCCGGTCGCGCGCCGACGACGTGCGCGCCCGGCGCGAGGCGCTCGACGCCCTCGTCGCCGGGGCGCGGGCCCGCCACGACGCGCTCGTCGCCGAGGCCGCGCGCCTCGCCGAGCAGCAGCGGGCGGCCGAGGCCACCGCCTCGGCCGCGGCCGCCGCCGAGGCCGCGGCGGCGGCCGCCGCGCGGGCGCGGGCGCTCGCCGCCGCCCGCGGGGCCGCGTCCGCCGCCCGGCGGGCCGAGGTCGCCGCCGCCCGTACCGAGGGCGCCCGCGCCGCGCAGGCCGAGGGCCGGGGGGTGCCGGCCGAGTACGCGGTGCTCTACCACCGCTCCGCCGCGACCTGCCCGGGCATGCCCTGGGCGGTCCTCGCCGCCGTCGGGCAGGTCGAGTCCGACCACGGGGCCAACGCCGTGGACTCCTCCGCGGGCGCGCAGGGGCCGATGCAGTTCATGCCGGCGACGTTCGCCCGGTACGGGGTGGACGGCGACGGGGACGGTGACACCGACGTCCACGACCCGGCGGACGCGGTCGCCAGCGCAGCGGCGTACCTCTGCGCCACCGGCGCGGGCGACCCGGCGACGCTCGAGCGGGCGCTGTGGCACTACAACCACGCGCAGTGGTACGTCGACCTCGTGCTCGGCGTCGCCCGCGACCTCGACCCGGCGCTGGCGCCGGAGGTCCCCCGCGCCTGA
- a CDS encoding sulfite exporter TauE/SafE family protein, which yields MTVLELLGVALAGLAAGTINTVVGSGTLVTFPALLAVGLPPVVANTSNCLGLVPGSVVGAWGYRHELRGQRARALRFGAASLVGGVVGGVLLLALPEDAFSAVVPVLIVVACVLVVLQPRLARRAARRGGARPHGGPLLLLGVAGTGVYGGYFGAAQGVILMGLLGATLAEDLQRLNALKNVLAGLVNAVAALLFIVAGEVDYRAAAAVAVGAALGGLVGARIGRRLSPAALRGLVVLVGLLAVAQLVVA from the coding sequence GTGACCGTCCTGGAGCTGCTCGGCGTGGCGCTGGCCGGGCTGGCGGCGGGGACGATCAACACCGTCGTGGGCTCGGGCACGCTCGTGACCTTCCCGGCGCTGCTCGCCGTCGGGCTGCCGCCGGTCGTCGCCAACACGTCCAACTGCCTCGGGCTGGTCCCGGGGTCCGTCGTGGGGGCGTGGGGCTACCGGCACGAGCTGCGCGGGCAGCGGGCGCGCGCCCTGCGGTTCGGCGCGGCGTCCCTCGTCGGCGGGGTCGTCGGCGGGGTGCTCCTGCTCGCGCTGCCCGAGGACGCGTTCTCGGCGGTCGTCCCGGTGCTCATCGTCGTCGCCTGCGTGCTCGTCGTGCTCCAGCCGCGGCTCGCGCGGCGCGCGGCGCGGCGCGGCGGGGCCCGTCCGCACGGCGGCCCGCTGCTGCTGCTCGGGGTGGCGGGCACCGGGGTCTACGGCGGCTACTTCGGCGCCGCGCAGGGCGTGATCCTCATGGGCCTGCTCGGGGCGACGCTCGCGGAGGACCTGCAGCGGCTCAACGCGCTGAAGAACGTCCTCGCCGGGCTCGTCAACGCCGTCGCCGCGCTGCTGTTCATCGTCGCGGGCGAGGTCGACTACCGGGCGGCCGCGGCCGTCGCGGTGGGCGCCGCCCTCGGCGGTCTCGTGGGTGCCCGGATCGGGCGCCGGCTCTCGCCGGCGGCGCTGCGCGGCCTCGTCGTCCTCGTCGGCCTGCTGGCCGTGGCGCAGCTGGTGGTGGCGTGA
- a CDS encoding TrmH family RNA methyltransferase: protein MTVRVVEVDSPDDPRLADYVGLTDVALRRRLEPEHGLFLAEGEKVVRRAVAAGYAVRSVLLGRKWLPGLTDLLEATGATAYVADDALLERLTGFAVHRGALASVQRKPLPRVEDLLRTARRVAVCEDVVSTTNLGAVFRGAAALGMDAVLLTPRCADPLYRRAVKVGMGAVFSVPHARFEAWPDGIDLLRDAGLPVLALTPAEGSVALDAVPPHVRERCALLLGTEGEGLSAEAIARADLAVRIPMAPGVDSLNVAAAAAVAFYALGERGGRA, encoded by the coding sequence GTGACGGTGCGCGTCGTCGAGGTCGACAGCCCGGACGACCCGCGGCTCGCGGACTACGTCGGGCTCACCGACGTCGCCCTGCGCCGGCGCCTCGAGCCCGAGCACGGGCTCTTCCTCGCCGAGGGCGAGAAGGTGGTGCGCCGCGCCGTGGCGGCGGGCTACGCCGTGCGCTCGGTCCTGCTGGGGCGCAAGTGGCTCCCCGGGCTCACCGACCTGCTCGAGGCGACCGGCGCGACGGCGTACGTCGCCGACGACGCCCTGCTGGAGCGGCTCACCGGCTTCGCGGTGCACCGCGGGGCCCTGGCCTCGGTGCAGCGCAAGCCGCTGCCGCGGGTCGAGGACCTGCTCCGCACCGCGCGGCGGGTCGCGGTGTGCGAGGACGTCGTCAGCACGACGAACCTCGGCGCGGTCTTCCGCGGCGCCGCCGCCCTCGGCATGGACGCGGTGCTGCTGACGCCGCGCTGCGCCGACCCGCTCTACCGGCGCGCGGTGAAGGTCGGGATGGGCGCGGTCTTCTCGGTGCCCCACGCGCGCTTCGAGGCCTGGCCGGACGGGATCGACCTGCTGCGCGACGCGGGGCTGCCGGTGCTGGCCCTGACCCCCGCCGAGGGGTCGGTGGCGCTCGACGCGGTGCCGCCGCACGTGCGCGAGCGCTGCGCGCTGCTGCTGGGCACCGAGGGCGAGGGCCTCAGCGCGGAGGCGATCGCCCGCGCGGACCTGGCGGTGCGCATCCCCATGGCCCCCGGCGTGGACAGCCTCAACGTCGCCGCGGCCGCCGCCGTGGCGTTCTACGCCCTCGGGGAGCGGGGGGGCCGCGCGTGA
- a CDS encoding DUF6328 family protein has product MTTGETPLERSARRRGQPEATLLDRNLNELLQELRVAQTGVQILFAFLLTLPFNARFDGTTEVQRVAYVVTLLLSAAATGTLIAPVAFHRLVFRRGKREELVRVANTLAVVGLGLLLLAVSGAVFLVVDVVVGGTGAVLLAGGAAAWFLVLWVLLPLRARHR; this is encoded by the coding sequence GTGACGACGGGGGAGACGCCGCTGGAGCGGTCCGCGCGGCGCCGGGGCCAGCCCGAGGCGACGCTGCTCGACCGAAACCTCAACGAGCTGCTGCAGGAGCTGCGCGTCGCGCAGACCGGCGTGCAGATCCTCTTCGCCTTCCTGCTGACCCTGCCGTTCAACGCGCGCTTCGACGGCACCACCGAGGTCCAGCGGGTCGCGTACGTCGTCACGCTGCTGCTCAGCGCCGCCGCCACCGGCACCCTCATCGCGCCGGTGGCGTTCCACCGGCTCGTCTTCCGCCGCGGCAAGCGCGAGGAGCTCGTACGGGTCGCGAACACCCTGGCCGTCGTCGGCCTCGGCCTGCTCCTGCTCGCGGTCTCGGGGGCGGTGTTCCTCGTGGTCGACGTGGTCGTGGGCGGCACGGGTGCGGTGCTGCTGGCGGGCGGTGCGGCCGCGTGGTTCCTCGTGCTTTGGGTGCTCCTGCCGCTGCGCGCGCGCCACCGCTGA
- a CDS encoding DNA glycosylase AlkZ-like family protein, which produces MDVPRGQVLAFRVRAQELDREEGSADDAAVLDLGVQDTGPDGAAWALALRGVRRARTAGGHLALVWSVRGAPHAYRRQDLPGVAAAVAPFGEADAAKRVYDASKPLKAAGIPVLDALDAVAGAMRAAVPAPRVKGEVSRAVSDALPAPYVRHCRPCGAVHLFEQPFRLAALRAGLELEPGTSPPVLRPVPGFAPADDVPAHLDVVRGCLRFLGPATPQLVAGYLDAPVADVRARWPQDALEVRVDGERRWVLAADADRLAAGPVRGTRLLGPYDLLLQARDRSLLVPDRARAKALWPVLGRPGAVLHDGELAGLWRPRAAGRRLRVQLDLWDPAALDGAQGQAERLAAHRGVELQGVEVGA; this is translated from the coding sequence GTGGACGTGCCGCGGGGGCAGGTGCTGGCGTTCCGGGTCCGGGCGCAGGAGCTCGACCGGGAGGAGGGGTCGGCCGACGACGCGGCCGTCCTCGACCTCGGCGTGCAGGACACCGGCCCCGACGGCGCCGCGTGGGCCCTCGCCCTGCGGGGCGTGCGCCGGGCGCGGACCGCCGGCGGGCACCTGGCGCTCGTGTGGTCCGTGCGGGGCGCGCCGCACGCGTACCGGCGGCAGGACCTGCCCGGCGTGGCGGCGGCGGTGGCGCCGTTCGGGGAGGCCGACGCGGCCAAGCGGGTGTACGACGCGAGCAAGCCGCTGAAGGCCGCCGGGATCCCCGTCCTCGACGCCCTCGACGCCGTCGCCGGGGCGATGCGCGCGGCGGTCCCCGCCCCGCGGGTCAAGGGCGAGGTCTCGCGCGCGGTCTCCGACGCGCTGCCCGCCCCGTACGTGCGCCACTGCCGGCCGTGCGGTGCGGTGCACCTCTTCGAGCAGCCGTTCCGGCTCGCCGCGCTGCGCGCCGGCCTCGAGCTCGAACCCGGGACGAGCCCGCCCGTGCTGCGCCCCGTGCCCGGCTTCGCCCCCGCGGACGACGTGCCCGCGCACCTGGACGTGGTGCGCGGCTGCCTGCGGTTCCTCGGCCCGGCGACGCCGCAGCTCGTCGCCGGCTACCTCGACGCGCCGGTGGCCGACGTGCGGGCCCGCTGGCCGCAGGACGCGCTCGAGGTGCGGGTCGACGGCGAGCGGCGCTGGGTGCTCGCGGCCGACGCCGACCGGCTCGCCGCCGGACCGGTCCGCGGGACGCGCCTGCTCGGGCCGTACGACCTGCTCCTGCAGGCGCGCGACCGCAGCCTGCTCGTGCCCGACCGGGCCCGCGCGAAGGCGCTGTGGCCGGTGCTCGGGCGCCCCGGCGCCGTCCTGCACGACGGCGAGCTCGCCGGGTTGTGGCGCCCCCGGGCCGCCGGGCGCCGGCTGCGGGTGCAGCTGGACCTCTGGGACCCCGCCGCCCTCGACGGCGCCCAGGGGCAGGCCGAGCGGCTCGCCGCCCACCGCGGCGTGGAGCTGCAGGGCGTGGAGGTCGGCGCCTGA
- a CDS encoding DUF6158 family protein, translating to MADSAHGIDPSTLDEADLVRELAHLHETRHETFLHGSGDALSAHTGRTAALEQEYLRRHPERDVDLGRTREGARSRD from the coding sequence ATGGCGGACAGCGCGCACGGCATCGACCCCAGCACCCTCGACGAGGCCGACCTCGTGCGCGAGCTGGCCCACCTGCACGAGACGCGCCACGAGACGTTCCTGCACGGTTCGGGCGACGCCCTGTCCGCGCACACGGGCCGCACGGCGGCCCTCGAGCAGGAGTACCTCCGCCGGCACCCCGAGCGCGACGTCGACCTGGGCCGCACCCGCGAGGGGGCCCGCAGCCGGGACTGA
- a CDS encoding glycosyltransferase family 9 protein — protein sequence MRLLVLRALGLGDALTGLPALRGLRRAWPGARVVLATGPAAGGLLRRAGVVDEVVPAGEDLAPLAWTGDGHVAVNLHGRGPRSHRLLLATRPARLVAFAHPDVPGVPGPAWDEREHEVRRWARLVPSYELDPADLLLPPAQDAPAVEGAVVVHPGAAYAARRWPAERFAAVARALASEGRRVVVTGSAPERPLAEEVARGLGPGAVLAGALDLPGMVALLQSAALVVVGDTGVGHLATACGAPAVHLFGPEPPGRWAPLVHPERHAVLWHGVEGVDTGGGGRAGVPDPLTLRITVDEVLAAARRLLP from the coding sequence GTGAGGCTCCTCGTCCTGCGGGCCCTCGGGCTCGGGGACGCGCTCACCGGGCTCCCGGCCCTGCGCGGCCTGCGCCGCGCCTGGCCGGGGGCCCGCGTCGTGCTCGCCACCGGCCCTGCCGCCGGCGGGCTCCTGCGGCGCGCCGGGGTGGTCGACGAGGTCGTGCCCGCCGGCGAGGACCTCGCCCCGCTCGCGTGGACCGGCGACGGGCACGTCGCGGTCAACCTGCACGGGCGCGGGCCGCGGAGCCACCGCCTGCTGCTGGCCACCCGCCCGGCGCGCCTCGTCGCCTTCGCCCACCCCGACGTGCCGGGGGTGCCCGGTCCCGCGTGGGACGAGCGCGAGCACGAGGTGCGGCGCTGGGCCCGCCTGGTGCCGTCGTACGAGCTCGACCCCGCCGACCTGCTGCTGCCGCCGGCCCAGGACGCCCCCGCGGTCGAGGGGGCGGTCGTGGTCCACCCCGGCGCGGCGTACGCGGCGCGGCGCTGGCCGGCCGAGCGCTTCGCCGCGGTCGCCCGGGCGCTGGCGTCCGAGGGGCGGCGCGTCGTCGTCACCGGCTCGGCGCCCGAGCGCCCCCTCGCCGAGGAGGTCGCCCGCGGGCTCGGCCCCGGCGCGGTCCTCGCCGGCGCGCTCGACCTGCCCGGCATGGTCGCGCTGCTGCAGTCGGCGGCGCTCGTCGTCGTCGGCGACACGGGCGTCGGGCACCTCGCCACGGCCTGCGGCGCCCCCGCCGTGCACCTCTTCGGGCCCGAGCCGCCCGGGCGCTGGGCGCCCCTCGTGCACCCCGAGCGGCACGCCGTGCTGTGGCACGGCGTCGAGGGCGTCGACACCGGCGGCGGCGGGCGGGCGGGCGTCCCCGACCCCCTCACCCTGCGGATCACCGTCGACGAGGTCCTCGCCGCCGCGCGGCGCCTGCTCCCCTGA
- a CDS encoding SDR family oxidoreductase, with the protein MALGTVLITGGSSGLGAATVEAVAKAGGTPVVLDVNAPADGVDHEVVDLSDTRAAEEAVRRVAERHGGLDAVLTAAGTDACGRLVDIPGEQWDKVVLVNLLGTAAVVRAALPYLERVQGKVVTVSSSLGLKAVSDATAYCASKFGVIGFTRALAAETKGQVGVTLLVPSGMATAFFDGRTEQYKPGPDAKLNDPANVAQAVLFALQQPAGCEVRELVITTSEEPSYP; encoded by the coding sequence TTGGCACTCGGGACCGTGCTCATCACCGGCGGCTCGTCCGGCCTCGGCGCCGCGACCGTCGAGGCCGTCGCCAAGGCCGGCGGCACGCCGGTCGTCCTCGACGTGAACGCCCCGGCGGACGGGGTCGACCACGAGGTCGTCGACCTGTCGGACACCCGGGCCGCCGAGGAGGCCGTGCGCCGGGTGGCCGAGCGGCACGGCGGGCTCGACGCGGTCCTCACCGCGGCCGGCACCGACGCCTGCGGCCGGCTCGTCGACATCCCCGGCGAGCAGTGGGACAAGGTCGTGCTCGTCAACCTGCTCGGCACGGCCGCCGTCGTGCGCGCCGCGCTGCCCTACCTCGAGCGGGTCCAGGGCAAGGTCGTCACCGTGTCCTCGAGCCTCGGGCTCAAGGCGGTCTCGGACGCGACGGCGTACTGCGCCTCGAAGTTCGGCGTCATCGGCTTCACCCGCGCGCTCGCCGCCGAGACCAAGGGCCAGGTCGGCGTGACCCTGCTCGTCCCCTCGGGCATGGCGACCGCCTTCTTCGACGGGCGCACCGAGCAGTACAAGCCCGGCCCCGACGCCAAGCTCAACGACCCGGCGAACGTCGCGCAGGCCGTGCTCTTCGCCCTGCAGCAGCCCGCGGGCTGCGAGGTCCGCGAGCTCGTCATCACGACGTCGGAGGAGCCCTCCTACCCGTGA